In a single window of the Nodularia spumigena CCY9414 genome:
- a CDS encoding reverse transcriptase domain-containing protein: MAEIQEKHYHLPPSWQGKQIGQISDFQIGLWGDNRGTVRRSVAKLVEEKPAVILITGDFIYHPGSNIKPEVETAVDIVRPSIPSIIDRCLQAIVKNALEPTWESKFEATSYGFRVGRSTHDAIERIFTIAHSNNQKKWV; the protein is encoded by the coding sequence ATTGCTGAAATTCAAGAAAAACATTACCACCTTCCTCCATCTTGGCAGGGTAAGCAAATCGGACAAATCTCAGATTTCCAAATTGGATTATGGGGCGATAATCGAGGTACTGTTCGTCGCAGCGTGGCTAAATTAGTTGAAGAAAAACCTGCTGTAATATTGATTACTGGCGACTTTATTTATCATCCAGGCTCTAATATCAAACCAGAGGTCGAAACAGCAGTAGATATAGTCCGTCCATCGATACCTAGCATAATCGACAGATGCCTACAAGCGATTGTAAAAAACGCACTAGAACCCACATGGGAATCTAAATTTGAGGCTACAAGCTATGGTTTTCGTGTTGGCAGAAGTACCCATGATGCTATTGAGAGAATTTTTACGATAGCACATTCAAATAATCAGAAAAAATGGGTATGA
- a CDS encoding DUF6671 family protein yields MKQNLLFTNRIAVLATMHQKEKAIAPILEAELGIHVTVPKKFNTDSFGTFTRKINRINTQIATARLKAEKALELTGETLVIASEGSFAPHPSTPFLASNREIVIILDKKHNLEIIGEEFSIETNHNHIVVESVEQAFEFADKIGFPEHGLVVMFSEYPPFSQQIIQGIITPEQLVESVNYVLENSPTGKAHLETDMRAMYNPTRMNNIAKATQDLVRKINSLCPKCSAPGFAITQKIPGLPCAICHSPTLVTLSVIYQCQKCGFSQEKPFPHTSQYADPAQCMYCNP; encoded by the coding sequence ATGAAACAAAATTTATTATTTACTAACCGTATAGCTGTGCTAGCAACAATGCACCAAAAAGAAAAAGCGATCGCACCGATTTTAGAAGCAGAATTAGGCATTCATGTTACCGTACCCAAGAAGTTTAATACAGATAGTTTCGGTACATTTACGAGAAAAATTAACCGGATAAATACTCAAATAGCAACGGCTAGATTAAAAGCGGAAAAAGCATTAGAATTGACAGGTGAAACTCTAGTAATAGCGAGCGAAGGTAGTTTTGCACCTCACCCCAGTACACCTTTTCTGGCTAGTAATAGAGAAATTGTGATTATTTTAGATAAAAAACATAATTTAGAAATAATTGGAGAAGAATTTTCCATAGAAACTAATCATAATCATATAGTTGTGGAAAGTGTAGAACAGGCATTTGAGTTCGCTGATAAAATAGGCTTTCCTGAACATGGTTTGGTAGTTATGTTTAGTGAATATCCGCCATTTAGCCAACAAATTATTCAAGGGATTATTACACCAGAACAACTTGTAGAATCTGTAAATTATGTTCTGGAAAATTCACCAACAGGTAAAGCACATCTGGAAACAGATATGCGGGCAATGTATAATCCTACACGCATGAATAATATCGCCAAAGCTACTCAAGATTTGGTCAGAAAAATTAACAGTCTTTGTCCAAAATGTTCTGCTCCTGGTTTTGCAATTACCCAAAAAATTCCGGGTTTACCTTGTGCAATATGCCACTCTCCAACTCTTGTAACGCTAAGTGTGATTTATCAATGTCAAAAATGCGGTTTTAGTCAAGAAAAACCATTTCCCCATACAAGTCAATATGCTGACCCAGCACAATGTATGTATTGCAATCCTTAA